A stretch of the Camarhynchus parvulus chromosome 4, STF_HiC, whole genome shotgun sequence genome encodes the following:
- the METAP1 gene encoding methionine aminopeptidase 1 yields the protein MAAAVETRRVCETAGCSSEAKLQCPTCLKLGIQGSYFCSQECFKGSWATHKLLHKKAKDEKAKREVSSWSLEGDVNTNPWSGYRYTGKLRPHYPLTPTRPVPSYIQRPDYADHPLGMSESEQALKGTSQIKILSSEDIEGMRVVCRLAREVLDVAAMMVKPGVTTEEIDHAVHLACIARNCYPSPLNYYNFPKSCCTSVNEVICHGIPDRRPLQEGDIVNVDITVYRNGYHGDLNETFYVGEVDEGARRLVQTTYECLMQAIDAVKPGVRYRELGNIIQKHAQANGFSVVRSYCGHGIHKLFHTAPNVPHYAKNKAVGVMKPGHVFTIEPMICEGGWQDETWPDGWTAVTRDGKRSAQFEHTLLVTDTGCEILTRRLDSTRPHFMTQ from the exons ATGGCGGCGGCGGTGGAGACCCGCAGAGTCTGCGAGACCGCCGGCTGCAGCAGCGAGGCCAAGCTGCAGTGCCCCACCTGCCTCAAGCTGGGCATCCAGGGCTCCTACTTCTGCTCGCAG GAATGCTTTAAGGGAAGCTGGGCCACTCACAAGTTATTACACAAGAAAGCAA aagatgaaaaagctAAGCGTGAAGTTTCCTCCTGGAGTCTGGAAGGTGATGTCAACACAAATCCCTGGTCTGGTTATCGATACACTGGGAAACTCAGGCCACACTACCCACTG ACACCCACAAGACCTGTGCCAAGTTATATTCAGAGACCGGATTATGCTGATCACCCACTAG gaatgTCTGAATCAGAACAAGCTTTGAAAGGAACCtctcaaataaaaatactgtcCTCTGAGGATATAGAAGGGATGCGAGTAGTGTGTAGG CTTGCTAGAGAAGTATTGGATGTTGCTGCCATGATGGTGAAACCAGGAGTAACTACTGAAGAAATTGATCATGCTGTCCATTTA GCTTGTATTGCAAGGAATTGTTATCCTTCCCCTTTGAATTATTATAACTTCCCCAAGTCATGTTGTACGTCAGTGAATGAAGTGATCTGTCATGGAATTCCTGACAGGAGGCCATTGCAGGAGGGAGATATCGTTAATG TGGATATCACCGTCTATCGCAATGGCTACCACGGGGATCTCAACGAGACCTTCTATGTCGGAGAGGTGGATGAAGGTGCCAGGAGGCTTGTCCAGACCACCTATGAGTGCCTCATGCAAGCCATCGATGCAG TAAAGCCTGGTGTTCGGTACAGAGAACTGGGGAACATAATTCAGAAACATGCTCAAGCAAATGGATTTTCAGTGGTTCGGAGCTACTGTGGGCACGGAATCCATAAACTTTTCCATACAGCTCCTAACGTGCCCCATTATGCCA aaaACAAGGCAGTTGGAGTGATGAAGCCAGGCCATGTATTTACAATTGAACCAATGATCTGTGAAG GTGGCTGGCAGGACGAGACCTGGCCTGACGGTTGGACCGCGGTGACGAGGGACGGGAAGCGCTCGGCACAGTTTGAGCACACGCTGCTGGTCACAGACACGGGCTGCGAGATCCTGACCCGCCGCCTGGACAGCACTCGCCCCCACTTCATGACCCAGTGA